In Ctenopharyngodon idella isolate HZGC_01 chromosome 1, HZGC01, whole genome shotgun sequence, a single genomic region encodes these proteins:
- the LOC127516698 gene encoding uncharacterized protein LOC127516698, producing the protein MVVSTLNELPLLKCSGFGQPWPRHGLDLLYWFAHDYIDLSNGEIVPWFRPQNGNFGFHKYHNRIEEEDHIVPIQNLPYYEVGNLNYPGAEQLPDYVTAKYNRSRPILDSNKDRIIVRLDENGSFNRVYVTEHSDLKRFDSSKTYRVSQGLLQIIQNMSRDQYLSVVTNTREEHVRLQSQSYETPSNNDSWCAIL; encoded by the coding sequence ATGGTGGTGAGCACCCTGAATGAACTGCCCCTGCTGAAATGCTCCGGCTTCGGTCAGCCGTGGCCGAGACATGGCCTGGACCTGTTGTACTGGTTTGCTCATGACTATATAGACTTAAGCAATGGTGAAATTGTCCCCTGGTTCAGGCCTCAGAATGGAAACTTTGGCTTTCACAAGTACCACAACAGAATTGAAGAAGAGGATCACATTGTGCCCATTCAGAATCTCCCATACTATGAGGTGGGCAACCTGAATTATCCAGGAGCAGAGCAGCTCCCAGATTATGTCACGGCAAAATACAACCGCAGTAGGCCTATTCTTGACAGTAACAAGGATCGCATTATTGTGCGTCTGGACGAAAATGGCAGCTTCAACAGGGTGTATGTGACTGAACACAGCGACCTGAAACGATTCGACAGCAGCAAAACCTACCGCGTGAGTCAGGGCCTCCTCCAGATCATCCAGAACATGAGTCGAGATCAGTATCTCTCTGTGGTCACCAACACCCGAGAGGAACATGTCAGACTACAGAGTCAGAGTTACGAGACGCCGTCTAACAACGACTCCTGGTGTGCCATTCTTTAA